CATGAAGATCAGTGTGGCGATAAAGCTGAAGAAAAGGGAGAACAGATAGACCTTTGGGCCCAGTTCAAGATAGTGCCTGAATACAAAAGGGAGCAGGAAACGCATGAAGGGTGCGGCAGCATAGACGATGCCCACCTCCACGGTGGAGTAACCCAGTTCAACGAGTACTTTTGGCATGAAGATGACATAGACACCGACCAGTGCAAAGTAGAAGAAATAATAGGCTCCCAGGAGGGGAGAAAGAAATTCTGAACGTGCTGTCTGACTCATTTTTTGGCGGGTTTGTGAATGACGGCTGTATTGCTCAAGAGGTCATGCAGGGTCTTGCCGTCCTTTCTGAAGAACATCATGAGCCAGCCGAAAATGGTAAAGAGTGAGAGGATCGCGGCTGCATTTCTAAAGAGAATGATGAAGAGAGAGGGTTTCTCCCCTGTATGCTCATCGATGAGTGTGATGTCATAGGCACGGTAGCCGGGTGTCTGCCCTGTTCTGAACATGAAAAGGGTCTGTATGATGACCAGAGGAACAAGGATGTAGAGCCATCCGAGGGCCTTGTGTTCTGCAAACCC
This genomic stretch from Sulfurovum riftiae harbors:
- a CDS encoding RDD family protein, which codes for GFAEHKALGWLYILVPLVIIQTLFMFRTGQTPGYRAYDITLIDEHTGEKPSLFIILFRNAAAILSLFTIFGWLMMFFRKDGKTLHDLLSNTAVIHKPAKK